The Acipenser ruthenus chromosome 11, fAciRut3.2 maternal haplotype, whole genome shotgun sequence region aactgccttgcaataggagtcttgttatCCCGGAGAGATTATTTAGACCTTTAAACTGTGTTTCATTAGTAAATCCAGCTGTTTGTTTATACAATAATACACACATAGTAAATACCATTTGCAATAGTCATGTATCAGTTATCCTACACCACCACTTTCCATGCCTAATGTGCAGCAACGCATTTTTAGCAGAACCCAATGGCATATTGTTTGAATAGTGTTGAATTAACCCCGTTCCTAACCTCGAGCTCACCGCATCCTGGTTCTCCGCGTGTTGGAGAGTCAGCACGGGTTCCACTCGCACCCGGTCCGGGTTCGAGATCTGCACGTGGAGCTCGGCTCTCTGGATCTCGAGAGCGCCCACGTCTGGGTTCACGAGGAACTCCACCTCTCTACGAGCCGCATCTGCGAGCGGAGACACGACAAGAGGACAGTAAACACGACATAGTAAATCAGCTATTCGTGTTCCTCACTGCTAACTCCAACCAGAACTCGCACATCTGAAAAAAACAGCtctgaaaaacatatattttgtaatgctcccagaaaaacaaaaagtttgaATATCATACTAAAAGGGCACACACGACTCACAGCGTGGCCCAATATAACAAGGGTAATAACAGGTGCGGTAAGACTATAAAAGTTGGTCATGAAAATGCAATCTCACCTCTGGTTAGCCTCCCTTGAATCCCTTTAATCTTCCTGCAGACGAAGCCGGTCTTGCAGCATTGATAAACCTTGCCCAGGTACTGGAACAGGTGATGCTGTGGAAAGATGGGCTGGCGTTGACCCGCAGCTGACGAGGCGTGGACTTTGAGACGGTAAACGAGCCTGTCTCCCGGGAGAGAGGCGGCGCTGGGTCGCCCCACAGTCCAGGGCTCGGTCATTTGGACACACGGGGGCTGCTGGTGCCTCTTGATGCTGTCGTCAGTTGGCACCCGGAATATTCCGCCTTTCCCCGGCCGGTCCATAAGGCTTCCTCTACCTCCGTGTCCTGCCCCAATCCCTCCTCGATCCAAAAATCTCCGTGCCCCGTCCAGTGCCGCTTTCTCCCTCGTGTGAGAAAGTGCGCTAATCTGGCGGCCTCTGTCCGCATGAAAGGGAAGACCCCCGGCGAACCGGAGAGAGAGCAGAACCAGGCAGTAGCACAACGCTTGAATCATGATCTCCCGTGTGAGAAATGCATACGCTAGAGTCTGTATATATGCTACCGGTGGTCCCCGAAGCTAGGCTTGACTGTATTGTTCGGACACTCTGAAGAGCCCTCTATTTGAATGCTAATACCCCCCAAACAATGTCATGTTAGCGGTACAATGCCCGCAACACCTACGTCATTATGCTAACAAAAGCAGTCATTCATGCGCGCATAATGAGCCATTACTGCGCATTACCCGCAGAGACTCAGCGCGCACAAAATGTTTAATTTACTAAAAGCAAATAGCCTGGAAGGTGAGAACCGCGCTTCAACACCTCTGCTAATGAACCCGTAACCCGAAACTAGTGCAATAGCGCCGTTGGGTTTTAACTGCTGTATTCTGAGCAGTCACAACCAACAAGTAAATAAGCGACTTCAATCTGGAAGCAGAAAAAAACACGTTTTAacataaaataacaattaaaaacaaagatacATCGCGTCCTGCTCGCGGCAACACATAGCAATGTAGCATAGGCTCATTTCCAAAGCAGTAGTTCTAAGTGCAGGACAGGCTTACATATATACCGTTTGCATTCAGCTACTAGAACGCCTCTACAAGGTCATAAGAGTTCTTAAATCAGCCATGCACTCCTCGCTGAATTGCTGATATTTGTATAGAGAGACGGGACTGATCGCACACTTCTCTAGacaggagcgctgatgttgcgtCGCGAAATCTTCTTACATTCAATTGTATTTACTTTATTTCGTTATCGGTTTCTTACTCGATACAAACGCACTGCCACTGCCGCTGTATTTGAGGTGTTAATGTTGCACTGGTGCAGTTAGCACTTAGCCACGAGGGGCTTCTGCTCAAATAGCCTGACCTTTCCCGGATGTTATTACGTCACCATAAATAAACTAGAAGCGGCAAGCGGCCAAATACTTAACTGTAAAATTACGCAATACCTATTCTGCTTAATATGCCAAACCGGTCGTGTCTGTCTGCTACGTCTCTCCTGGGCAcgctgacacacgcacacaccgctCCGAGCAAACCCACCCAGGAGAGCTCCTTATCCACAGGACAGCCCCTCAGGGGTAAAAGCTGGGAAAGGTTAGTAATGATTCATCAAGTTTCTATACCACCCACAGCTCATGGAAATGTCAACTTACAGAAAATAATTCTATCAGACAGATGAAATGCTGGTGGACACAAATCCATCACACTGCAGACTGGGTGGGATTCTGCACAGCTGGTCTGATtaggactcccattgcacagcacttcCACAGAGTCAACTGCAAGCTACCTGGAAACAAGGTGAGTGTCGTGTGTAATTAAACTCAGGCGTGTTTAACTGAGCTCACACTGAAAGCTGGAATGtctcaaactgctacgcaatgggtCTTCAATTCCACCCTGCAGTGCTACACTGTGACACACTGTGAGATTCATACCTGAAGCACGCCCGATCAAATGAAGACACCACAGAAAACATGGACTAAAAGCGCAGAAGCCATTCAGACGTTGCAGCATAAAAAGTAGATCACATTTACACTCTTTATTATAGAGATGAAGAATACAGACATGTGATCTGTGATCTACTGCAGGGACATGAAGCCTGAGCCTTGTAATGCAGTGTTTCAAATCAAACATTTATTGTccagatggatggatggatggatggatggatggatggatggatagataatTAATTACACCTGTGAttcactttataaaaaataaaaaaggcaggaaCAGCGTTGCTGTGGTCAGTGCTGGTTAGTTTATAAGAATGCCGAGGAGGGGTTTCCACTCTGCTGGGATGCGGTGGGCAGTGATACTGGTTCTGGCACTGTCTTCACTGGGAGCAGGCTCCTCCCGTCTCACAGCAGCTATTCAGGACAGcttgtgtctcctctctcagcaggttctgtgtttgttactgtgcTCCCTGGCTCACAGGAGGCTCAGGTCCAGGTTGCTGCCGTGTTTCAGCAGGGTGATTCGCTCCCGCGCTCACAGCAGGTTGACCCCGTGCTTGAGCATCTTCTGCTTGGCTTTCCCCGGCAGAGCGAAGGCGCTGTCCTGGGGGTTGGGGACGCCCGAGTTCATCGATGGAGACGCCAGCTGCTGGAAGAAGGTCTCCTGGGACGTGTTGCGGGTCCCGTACACCGCCGTGGAGGCATTCCTGCACGGGACATAAAAACACgggataaacacacacacgcatgcacgcacacgcgCACGCAAGCACGAAACTAAACAGCTAACTGTGTCCGGTCcagaaagagtgtgtgtgtgtctgaaccATACAGCCAAACACAGCATAGACAAACACAGACTAGCCTCTAGAAGCAGACACACGCACAGGACTGCTTTCATTAACCAGGCTCCCACAGACACATGAACACTGCtgaatcagacagacagactcacacgcacacacagacagagtgcGGCGCGGTGCAGTCTTACCGGACGATGCCCTCGTGCAGGGACGGGCAGCGTGTGAAGTCCGAGTGCAGGAGGGAGGCGGCGCGGACGAAGCTGCGTTCCTGAGGACCCCCGCTGCTCGGGGACACGTTGGCTTCAAACAAcgagaaacacaaaataacagcTTAGCCCACGAGAGCCACAGCCAGGCCAGACCAGCACGGCAGAGTCACCTGCATGTTGCAAACTACAGCATCTCCACGCGGCTAtatcaaaacaaaactaaaaaactaaaagcacAAGTCCTAAAAATCAATACTGAGGAACAGGTAGAGACTATCAGGATAGTtcagagaggcagagagataGCGAGACGGGTGAGGGTGCTCTTACTGGTGAGGGTGTTCTGGATGCAGTCGTAGTGTGTGAAGTTGTAGGCTCCCCTTGAGGCAGGAGGCTCTTCAGACAGCATCTCCCTCAGGTGCACCTCCAGACCGTTCAGAGAGGCCAGGCTGCTGTGATACTGCAGAGAGACAGCAGGGGGTGGCATTGGCAACACGGCTCACCAGAATCATTACAAAAAAAGATGCCATTAATTCAACTTACAAGAGCTTGTTACAGTTCCTAGCACAAAACTACTATGCAAGAGGAgtcgtatttatttattatttacacatggATTTTATGTCTATAATAAAGGCTCAACAGGAGATTGCAGACACAGGGAACTGATGACTCTCTGTTGGCTTTGTGACGTCAGATGCGCGAATATTTTTGTTCTCTAGACTCCATACATTTCTtttgagtatttctaaattcatcaGTGCCGAGTGTTTAATGGTTACGTCCGACTCTCTTCCTCACCACGTCCTCCACTGCCTCCCGGTCTCCCGGGAAGGAGCGCTCCACCAGCAGGGAGAGGACCAGCCCCTTCACCCTGTGCAGGTACAGCTTCACCTCCACCAGGGGGTCCCCAGGGGGGCTGCCCTCCTCCAGAGCCGTGACCCAGTCCCAGCTCGCACTGCTCTCCCCCTCCTCTGTTGGGGCACTTGCGTCATGCTGCCCTGGTGCTGGTGCATCCTGGGAAGGTGGAGGAGTGCCCTGGTTGGCTCCTGGTGTGAACTCAGCGTGCCCGTTACTCTGCAGTGGGGATTCAGACCGGACGGTGCAGTTCTCAATGCTGGGTCCTGAGTGGGGCGCAGACTCCCTCTCCTCTGGGACAGAGCTGTTACCCGCGCCTGTATTCAGGTCCCAGTTTGTTgggtctctctccctctccctgtcagCCTGGGGGAGCAGCCTGTTGGAAGTGTTAGGGACCCCCTCCCTAGAGTCTTGTGTCTGCACTAGGGGGGTGTGGGGAGAGCTGGAGAGGGGAGTGGAGCTCCGTGCCCCCTCGGAGGGGGCTGCGCTGGAACTCCAGTTCTCTGGATCCGGACTGTCGGAGAGCGTTCGGGACAGGCGGGACTTCCTCTCCCGGGAGCCACGCTGGGGCGAACGAGGGAGCCTGGAACACAGAGACAGGCAACGATGTGTGGGGTTGAAATGTCCCACTACAGGCTTCCCTTAACAAAAACAGGGGTACAGGaatttttcaaaatgttaaagcaaaaaaaagtCCCTGTGACACTCCTCTCCTGTACCTGCTCATCCAGTCGACGGGATGCTGCCTCAGCTCAGCCACCTCTCCTGGGGTCAGGAACGCTGGGACAGTCTCCACGTTGGGGGGGAGGCGGGGGTCCGCTGTGCCCGGGTCTTCATTCCGCACAGCCGCCGCGTCCTGGAAGCAACGATACCCAGACAGTAATCAGCACACCTCCAAGGAGGTCCTGTCTCTCCAACATCAGCAACGTAACTGCACACCAACACGGGCAAGGTTCACAAGAGGTCAGCCCAGAGACATGGAAACCACAGACTAGCATTGTGAGGATAAACACCAACAATGCCACAGGGCAGGGGTAGCCTGGCTATTACACTGTAATACCTGTGCAACTACATGTGGGTCCCACTCTTAGTCGGTAACTACTCTAACTACATTATATATGCCCAGGAATCCTAAAtgctacagggatggaaataagactccaattgcatagcaatttcatccattccaggtttaatatGTGCTTCATTAACcctagtgtataggtaacaatcccaggtgagtcttattaaacccatagtaaaaccaggaatggatcaaactgctatgcaatgggagtcttatttccatccctgtgctaataataataataataataataataataataataatagtgcttgTTACCTCACTGCTGGCATCAGTCTTCCGGACCAGCACTCTGGCTGTGAGCTCAGGGGGGAGTTGTGTGCTGACCACACTACAGGAagaaaaggggcatttagaaACTCAAACGCTGCACAAGGCTGGCTGAGCAGCGCTGGACTGATGACAGCATGCTTTTGTTTTAGGGTATCTATCGCAGGCAGAGTAATCCCGATGGGCAGCGTGGGCTGTGTCTGTACTCACCAGCCCTCGTACAGGATACACCCGGCCAACACTAGGGGGCAGCGCTGGCAGGCCTGCAGGATGAGGGCAGCCTTGAGGAGCAGCAGAGGGTCGACCTGGAAGACAGAGGACAGAGGAGCGGGGCTCAGCACGCAGGCAGAGGCAAGGTGCCTGCTGCTGTGGAGCTTTATCTACTCTGGGAAACAGAGGGGCTCTCCCTGCTTAGGCTGGGCTATGCATTCAAAGGACAAGTGCGCTGTTCCCCCTCCACCCCTTCCCTTGTACCTTGGTGCGGTCAATGGTGTGCAGGGATCTGAAGACCTGGTGGAGCTCTGTGCTGCCCTTCTGGAGATGCTCCAGATACAGCTCCCAATCTCTGGACACCTCCTCCCGGGATCCAATCTGCAGGGAAACCATCCCGTCACAATCCACGCAGTCCCAGCTTAAACTGCTGCTCTTAAAAAGCAGAAACTGCTTGTGCGACGGCAGCAGTGTCCGTTTGTTTCTCCTAGTGCCTCCCCCCTTCTTTACCTGGTATGTCTGTCGCACCGAGCCCTGATAGAACCTGAAGAGCCCGATGAGCTGATCCAGGAATCGAGAGCAGCTGACGTCAGGGACTTCCATCACACAGCCCAGCGCCTGAGGGGTTAATCCATCAAGAATCACAAAAGCATTCTAGAACCCAGCTGAGAGCAGGGCTAAACCTACATGGGAAAGGCTTCCACACAGCACCCATGTTCTATTCTGGCATCGCATCTGTTTATTGCAGTGCTTAAAAGTGACACTTTACTCTCTGAAGTCCCGCTATCCAATTACACGGTGCTGCATGTGAAGTACATGAAAATGACAGCATCCGTTTGAGTCCATACAGAGAGACCGAGTAGGTTATGCACCTACAATAGAAGAACGCTGCTGAGATTTatcattacaaataatttataCAACGTGTTTATTGTTGAAATGGCAGAGAGTTACTGTAGCTTTGAATGAAAGGTCAGAGCACCAGCCAGCTTGCCCTCGCACTCGGGTCCTGTACCTACCCAGAGGAAGTCCCCGTCGAGCCGGATAGCGAATTTGGTCTTGCGGAGTCGGATGAGGCAGGGCGGGGAGCGAGAGAGCTCAGAGATGCAGCGCACCACCCCAGCGATCTGACCACACAGCACCTCCTGCTGGTCGAGAACCGTCTGCGACAGAGAGGCAGGAAGAGGAGTCAAGAGGGGCAAGGAGTCAAGCATCTCCCAGCTCCCTCAGTACCGTGTCCCAGTCCCTGGGCTCAaacccacactgcctccctcccagtctcgaACTGCATACCTGAGATGGGTAGAAGTAACAGATTCCTGCTCTGGTCAGATCCCCCTCACCCTTCACCTTTGAGCCATCATACAGGAAGAAGAAGCTGCACCTAAAGAGATATATACAGTTTAGATtcgttatattttaaaaagttacgaCATGCAGGGCAGGCCAACAGCACCTCACGTGTATCAGGTCTTCTAATCAGGTCCTTTAATTTAAAACAGGTCGGCCGAACTAACAAACCCCGAAACAAAATGAATTAGTTAGGAGGATTCAGAAACACTTCAAAGAAAGTAAAAAATGagattgtgtatatatattatatctatctatctatctatctatctatctatctatctatatacatatatacacacacacacacagtggaaaaCTCAAAGGACAGCAGGTGGATATCCAGCTAATGACTTCTTCATTTTAACTCAATTGTTCTGCTGTCGTGGAGCGACAGAAAGACTAAACCATTGTGTAAGAACTGAATTCTTTCTCAATAACTGTTGCAAAACTACAGCCTGCTGCTAATGTTGTAACTGTACAGTATCAACTGATTAGCACTTTTTACATGTGAGCTAGATTTGACTTTCCAGGACACCCTGTTATACAGAGATCTAACAGGGTAAAAAACAGACCAGAAGACTAAAAACACTGAGTAACTGGTAAAAGAGGGGGCTTGAGGACGTGTAGACAGACTGCACTGGAGAAACAGCAATTCAGATTAGCGATCACAGTTCACAGTTACAAGACAGAGTCTGGATAACCTCGACGCCAACAGACAGAAACAGCAGCTCACCATGGAGGCTGCACGCCGCTCAGCCTGGCCATTTACTGCAGAACAATTGTTACTGTTATAAAAGCTTGCCCTCTCTTGTGCTGTACAGGGCTGGCTGTGAGTGAGTTACATGACAGGGCAGTCACGCTGGTCGAGCTGGGATTCAAACACAGATCTTCTGCCTCCCAGTCCTCGTCTCGGACGGCTGAGCCACACTGaattctgctttttgtttttcgCCCCCCAATTTTAaatgttcatcctctctcccgcAGCTCTGTCACTCTGTGTAcatcctcactctctcccgttctcatCTCCTCTTCCTGTGACACGGTCCTCGTTTCCACCGCTTCCTCTCCACCCCACCTTGCAACCGCCAGCCTGAGAAACAAACAGACATGTCAGTGCTTTTATTGAACTGATGATATAATAAGGAAGCTAAAAAATACACAAGTAAATGACATGTATATATACCTGCTCtcatacacacatactgtactgtgcagtgtATTAAAACACACTCTCTTTCATCCAATGAAGCTTCTGAAGGCACTTCACAGATGCAGCGAGTTTCTGGACAAACAGTGCAGTCATGTGCACGGGGCTGCGACTCTCCCCCCATCAGCACCACAGTCAGACCTGTACGAGCTTGGGGGGAGGGGCTAACCCTCAATTCAGGCTAAATTCCTCATTGGAGGAGGACAGAGTTAGGCTCACCTTCTACAAACAGTCCACCTTATCCTGCAGTGGTTTGGGTGTAGTGTTTCAACTGTACTCCGAGCAGCCAGGGCTGTTCTGTACTGCTGCCAAGGGAAAGTGACTGGGTGGGTGGATGCCAGTAGGATATATAGATATTTCCTTTCTTGCAGTACCACTGGACCCTCTTGCAAATCAGATATAACCTTAGCGGTTCGTACCAAAAGATCTACGGCTTTAAATAAAatggcataaataaataaattaataaataaataaataaataaacaaacaaactactttaaatttaaaatacgGTTTTAGATCATGTGGGTTAATTTTCAGATAGAACGTGCAAAACAAGGTCTAGTAAGGTACATTTAATTGCACCTCGTTAACAGTGATTCCCTGAGGAAACCCCCAGGAACTCATCGAGGCGCTGAACAGCGAGCAGAGAGCCCCATTCCCCTGCAGCACGGCCCTCACTGCTGACGATCATGTGGCACGGGCACGAGTCCATGCACTCAGCCCGTTAATCATACCACAAGGACCAGAGCACAGCTGCCATTCACATGCACGGCGAGTCTGATCTGCGGTTATCGGGTGGTTCCAGCGCAAGGCGGTTTGTATAACTCGACCTCCTCAGCCCCAGAAACAGGGCGTGGAGGAGAAGTGAAGAGATCAAACTCCATTAGATCTGAATGCACAATAATACTCTTCAAGGTTTAAACATGCTCCCAATAGCAAGCTCCCATGATGTGAAACCGGCACACGGAGCAGCTCCGCCTAGACTACATAACACAAGACTTTACACTGCGGCTGGTTGTGAAAGACATACGGATGTGGCTGAGCATGTTGCATAAAGCCTGGTGTCTTACCTAAAACACTGACAGCTCTAAACGTGCACCCAGGCTACAGAATGAAACTAGTGCCGAAAAACGTCTTGCCAGCAGAACTATATGCACACCCACCGTAACAATCAAATACAGCCGCAAACAAAATCGTAActtaagtacaaaaaaaaaaatcataataataataataatatgcgcaCTTACAATTACTTTTAATGCATGGTTGCGTGCTCCAGATGACTTCAACGGCGAGTTTCAATGGTTGTTTTTATGCACAGCGTTGATCTCGCCGCTTGTTTTAAATTTGCCCCCAGGGTCACACTGTAATACCGCACCCGTGTTTGGTGTTGGAAGCGAGGTTGACTCAGGACGCAGTTCCTTCTTGGTTTGTATCGATTCCACCGTCTTCCCCTTTTTAACCTCGCTCTTCCACTTGTATTTGCTTCTAGAATAATTGTTGCATTTCAGTTACACTTTCCTCGCCCAGCTCATTCTTACCACACCCACACGGTTAAGCGAACCAGGGCGCAGTCATGTGAGGCGCGGCTGGCTGTACGGAGCGGCGCCTGGGACAAACAGCGCCGGGAACTTACCAGATCGCGTTTTAGGTTGGGATGGGATAATAATGTGCCTTTTTTATGATGTAGAAATACAAGAAAATATGATGTATTAGTAAAAAAAACTGTTGGAGTAGCAGCTacattcagtttattttacttcaaTGTCTGCGAAGGATTTTCACGGTTAATCCAAATTCTGTATCTATTGCTGTGAGTAACTCGTTACCTTCCTTTGCCTGGAGGAACACAGCTGTGTGATCGTTACTGCTGCGCCTATAGTATGTATTGGGCTCACTGTCTGTGTTTAATAACTATCACAATGAAACCGCCTCTGCACTCAGATTACAGCTTATATGGTAGATCAGTGGCTCTCACTGAAGAAAACTGATGAAGGCATCATTACTATCTAGATTGTATCATCTCTTCTAAATGACGCATGCTGTTATCATTACAATCCAATGCATGGGGGTTTGAGAAGTTACCCTACCAAAAAAAACATCCTATGCATTATCAAAGAGATACACAAACAGGAAGCATGGTACTATTGTGCACTCAGTGCCTGAGGGGGATAtatgaagtaaaaaataaaacacagtaatattaGTTTGGGGTG contains the following coding sequences:
- the LOC117428264 gene encoding uncharacterized protein LOC117428264 encodes the protein MIQALCYCLVLLSLRFAGGLPFHADRGRQISALSHTREKAALDGARRFLDRGGIGAGHGGRGSLMDRPGKGGIFRVPTDDSIKRHQQPPCVQMTEPWTVGRPSAASLPGDRLVYRLKVHASSAAGQRQPIFPQHHLFQYLGKVYQCCKTGFVCRKIKGIQGRLTRDAARREVEFLVNPDVGALEIQRAELHVQISNPDRVRVEPVLTLQHAENQDAVSSRYVGVMREGVSDFTLDLAFLFQTLKDLLGRGSGPQTPEPHRVGVPAGAAQPGRAGVLSVMQLWGEGVSLEGAQAYPLRRSGSPGVSLRKMRGRGPFPAQGSVPEDPTPAQGSAPEDPTPAQPLTELNLTLNCVLEEALVSCAEHGVTILPAPFITIAY
- the LOC117963086 gene encoding BLOC-3 complex member HPS4-like — its product is MARLSGVQPPWCSFFFLYDGSKVKGEGDLTRAGICYFYPSQTVLDQQEVLCGQIAGVVRCISELSRSPPCLIRLRKTKFAIRLDGDFLWALGCVMEVPDVSCSRFLDQLIGLFRFYQGSVRQTYQIGSREEVSRDWELYLEHLQKGSTELHQVFRSLHTIDRTKVDPLLLLKAALILQACQRCPLVLAGCILYEGCVVSTQLPPELTARVLVRKTDASSEDAAAVRNEDPGTADPRLPPNVETVPAFLTPGEVAELRQHPVDWMSRLPRSPQRGSRERKSRLSRTLSDSPDPENWSSSAAPSEGARSSTPLSSSPHTPLVQTQDSREGVPNTSNRLLPQADRERERDPTNWDLNTGAGNSSVPEERESAPHSGPSIENCTVRSESPLQSNGHAEFTPGANQGTPPPSQDAPAPGQHDASAPTEEGESSASWDWVTALEEGSPPGDPLVEVKLYLHRVKGLVLSLLVERSFPGDREAVEDVYHSSLASLNGLEVHLREMLSEEPPASRGAYNFTHYDCIQNTLTTNVSPSSGGPQERSFVRAASLLHSDFTRCPSLHEGIVRNASTAVYGTRNTSQETFFQQLASPSMNSGVPNPQDSAFALPGKAKQKMLKHGVNLL